The Martelella endophytica genome contains the following window.
GAGATCGAGAAGCTTTCCGGCGATACGGCCAGCCTGAAACAGGCGCTCGTCGCCTCCGCCGAACGCCGGCGCAAGCTGGAAGAACAGATCGGCGCCAGCGAGACGGAGATTGCCAAACTCGCCGACGAGGAGACCGACCTGCATGCGGCGCTCAACCGCGAGCGCGATGTTCTGGCCGATGTTCTGGCGGCGCTGCAGCGTATGGGCCGCGACCCGCCGCCTGCCCTGCTGGTCTCGCCCGGTGATGCCCTCGATTCCGTGCGTAGTGCCATTCTGCTGAACGGCGTCGTTCCCGAAATGCGTGACAAGATGGAGACGGCGCTTGCCAATCTGCGCCGCCTGCAAGAGGTGAAGCAGGAGAAGGAAGCCGCCCGCGACAAGCTCGCCGCCGATCTGGACGGGCTTGCCGAGGAGCAGCAGCGCATGGACCTGCTGATCGCGGAGAACAACAAGGCAAGCGACAGCAATGCCGCCGAGCTTGCCGCAGAACAGCAGCAGGCGGAGGCGTTGGCGGCCAAGGCCGGCGACCTCAACGGCCTCATCGCATCGCTTGAGACCGACATCACCTCGGCCCGCAATGCGGCGCTCCTGGCCCGGCAGGAAGCGGAGAAGCGCGCCGAGATGACCGAGGCGCAAAAGCGGCACGCGCGTGAAGAAATGCTGGCGGGCATGCCCGACAAAAACCGCATTAGCCCCGCATATCCCTTCTCGGAATTGAAGAACCGTCTGGTTCTGCCGGTCGAGGGCGAAATTGTCAGGCAGTACGGAGACCCGGACGGCACGGGCCACGAGGCGACCGGCATTACCATTGCCGCCCGCCCCGGAGCGCTGGTAACGGCACCCGCGGACGGCACGGTGGTTTACGCCGGGCGCTTCAGGAGTTACGGAGAAATGGTCATCCTCAATGTCGGCGACGGATATCATCTCGTCATGACCGGCATGGATGGCCTGAAGGTCCATCAGGGGGATTTCGTCTTCTCGGGCGAACCGCTGGCGGATATGGGCGCCACCCGCATTGCAAGTGCGGCAACGCTGGCGCTGGAAACGGATAGGCCGACGCTCTACATTGAGTTTCGGCAAAACGGCAAACCGGTCGATTCTCACACCTGGTGGGCGGACGAAAATGATGGAAAGGCACGTAATGATACGTAGGGCAACGCTTCTGCTGGCGGGCGTCGTGATTGGCGCTTCGGCGACCGGGATTCTCATCTCGGCAGACATTCCCGCGCGCGCGGCAAGCGACGACACGACCTACCACGAAATGTCGCTGTTCGGCGATGTCTTCGAGCGCGTGCGCAGCCAGTATGTGTCGCCGCCGGAC
Protein-coding sequences here:
- a CDS encoding murein hydrolase activator EnvC family protein; this encodes MAHPAAKSARPSLGRAIVLLTGALWLTAGPVLAQGAATNAGPEKDSEALVDQLTSERADKMVELDRLQSSISLSNEKMESLKSEIEKLSGDTASLKQALVASAERRRKLEEQIGASETEIAKLADEETDLHAALNRERDVLADVLAALQRMGRDPPPALLVSPGDALDSVRSAILLNGVVPEMRDKMETALANLRRLQEVKQEKEAARDKLAADLDGLAEEQQRMDLLIAENNKASDSNAAELAAEQQQAEALAAKAGDLNGLIASLETDITSARNAALLARQEAEKRAEMTEAQKRHAREEMLAGMPDKNRISPAYPFSELKNRLVLPVEGEIVRQYGDPDGTGHEATGITIAARPGALVTAPADGTVVYAGRFRSYGEMVILNVGDGYHLVMTGMDGLKVHQGDFVFSGEPLADMGATRIASAATLALETDRPTLYIEFRQNGKPVDSHTWWADENDGKARNDT